A genomic region of Dunckerocampus dactyliophorus isolate RoL2022-P2 chromosome 8, RoL_Ddac_1.1, whole genome shotgun sequence contains the following coding sequences:
- the LOC129186277 gene encoding olfactory receptor class A-like protein 4: MSAALTVDAILFGLLVFCGILGNILVIYVVVQASTESPSRRLPPSDTILVHLSLANLLTSLFRTVPIFVSDLGLDVSLSPGWCRVFMLLWVWWRAVGCWVTLTLSIFHCTTLRRQHVTFGPLAQQQERRRVWILLGVVWGANLAFSTPALVYSTHVHGNATVELMVISCTTRPLLGCIWEFPSSQQGAAFASASLALNEVLPLLLMVGTNLATLHSLAKHIRAVTAAGEHGELDKHVSSERKAAHVIMLMVSLFVVCWVLQVAAVTYYNHDGGHHAEGLLTVAHFSASLFVGFCPMVVALGHSKLRKRIGGMVMGWSKVLQWRRADTKSPQAEGKKDKQTVFVVHKQRNHKDRRES, encoded by the exons ATGTCGGCCGCCCTCACCGTAGACGCCATTCTGTTTGGGCTGCTGGTGTTTTGTGGCATTCTGGGAAACATCCTGGTCATCTATGTG GTGGTCCAGGCTTCCACCGAGAGTCCATCTAGGAGACTCCCCCCCTCGGACACGATCTTGGTGCATCTGTCACTGGCCAACCTCCTCACCTCGCTTTTCCGTACCGTGCCCATCTTCGTCTCCGACTTGGGCTTGGATGTGAGTCTGTCTCCGGGCTGGTGTCGGGTCTTCATGCTGCTGTGGGTGTGGTGGCGAGCGGTGGGTTGCTGGGTGACGCTGACGCTCAGCATCTTCCACTGCACCACCCTCAGGCGGCAGCACGTCACCTTCGGACCCCTGGCCCAGCAGCAGGAGAGGCGTCGAGTGTGGATCCTCCTGGGGGTGGTGTGGGGCGCCAACCTGGCTTTCTCTACCCCGGCTCTGGTCTACAGCACCCACGTGCACGGCAACGCCACCGTGGAACTGATGGTGATCAGCTGCACCACCCGGCCTCTGCTGGGCTGCATTTGGGAGTTCCCCTccagccagcagggggcagcgtTCGCCTCCGCCTCGCTGGCTCTGAATGAGGTGTTGCCCCTGCTGCTGATGGTGGGCACCAACTTGGCCACCCTCCACTCTCTGGCCAAGCACATCAGGGCGGTGACGGCGGCGGGGGAACACGGCGAGCTGGACAAGCATGTGTCCTCCGAGCGCAAGGCGGCTCACGTCATCATGCTGATGGTGTCGCTCTTTGTGGTCTGCTGGGTGCTGCAGGTGGCCGCCGTGACCTACTACAACCACGACGGAGGGCACCACGCCGAGGGCCTGCTGACCGTGGCCCACTTCTCCGCCTCACTTTTTGTGGGCTTCTGTCCCATGGTGGTGGCCCTGGGGCACAGCAAACTGAGGAAGAGGATCGGGGGCATGGTCATGGGCTGGTCCAAAGTTCTTCAGTGGCGCCGTGCAGACACTAAGTCACCACAGGCTgaagggaagaaggacaaacagACCGTTTTTGTCGTTCACAAGCAGAGGAATCAcaaagacagaagagagagtTAG
- the LOC129186411 gene encoding olfactory receptor class A-like protein 4 translates to MERYMEEDMELVGMGLRVSVSPIQIAFYILLVMLGILGNATVIGVIGKSVYVERGRGRNSDIIIINMALSNLLVSVMRNTLLVISDMGLELYSSKEWCQFLMGVWVWLRSVNVWSTLFLSAFHLQTLRRVAPTIATLRGPRGAPSVLLLNLAFIWLLNFVYSIPAYIFSTNGNMNSTETLMLVSSTTRPLLGCVWNFPSSFSGLSYATTSMVIHETIPIILMALTNLGSLYTLYTHGRVRTSVRNAPVIKRVPAERRAAKVILALIMLFIVSWGTSIISVNYFNYNRGSSAEFLLVIARFANIIFIAMSPMVLAVGHRRLRSFIKSVLSH, encoded by the exons ATGGAACGCTACATGGAGGAGGACATGGAGCTGGTGGGGATGGGGCTTCGTGTCTCGGTGTCCCCCATCCAAATAGCTTTTTACATCCTGCTGGTGATGCTGGGCATCCTGGGTAACGCCACTGTGATCGGGGTGATCGGCAAGAGCGTGTACGTGGAGCGCGGCCGGGGACGTAACTcggacatcatcatcatcaacatggCCTTGTCCAATCTGCTGGtgtcggtgatgaggaacacgCTGCTGGTCATCTCAGACATGGGGCTGGAG TTGTATTCGTCCAAAGAGTGGTGTCAGTTCCTCATGGGCGTGTGGGTGTGGCTGCGTTCGGTCAACGTGTGGTCAACGCTCTTCCTCAGTGCCTTCCACCTCCAGACCTTAAGGCGGGTGGCTCCGACTATCGCTACCCTTCGAGGGCCCCGAGGCGCCCCGAGTGTTCTCCTGCTTAACCTGGCTTTCATCTGGCTGCTCAACTTTGTTTACTCCATTCCTGCTTATATCTTCTCCACCAACGGCAACATGAACAGCACGGAG ACCTTAATGCTGGTGAGCAGCACGACACGCCCCCTGCTGGGCTGTGTGTGGAACTTCCCGTCTTCCTTCAGCGGCCTGTCCTATGCCACCACCTCCATGGTGATCCATGAGACCATCCCCATCATCCTGATGGCCCTCACCAACCTGGGCTCCCTTTACACACTCTACACACACGGCAGGGTGCGCACGTCGGTGCGGAACGCCCCCGTCATCAAGAGAGTGCCGGCTGAGAGACGAGCGGCAAAG GTGATCCTTGCCCTCATCATGCTCTTCATCGTGTCATGGGGCACCAGCATCATCTCCGTCAACTACTTCAACTACAACCGCGGCTCCTCGGCAGAGTTCCTCCTGGTCATCGCTCGCTTTGCCAACATCATCTTCATCGCCATGTCGCCCATGGTGCTGGCGGTGGGCCACCGCCGGCTGCGCTCCTTCATTAAGTCTGTGCTCTCTCACTGA
- the LOC129186697 gene encoding von Willebrand factor A domain-containing protein 1-like isoform X1 — translation MLPRGRMKRIFLHGCVVFLWAMFLQRGGLQVVVLPDTVLHCCEGDILLLLDSSGSVANYEFSRLLRFTAKLLRPFSLGRDHVRVGLLQVGTHPNLEFGLDVHSKQESLQKALLGVKQLQGDTNTEAALRVAQRVLTDTRLPKVLLWLTDGVELGEVDEPIAQLKERGVFVLIVSTVHGNFHVLQRAVSPPVESHLYSVDIDNMDIITEDLREAIIKIIRAERLRAVRVTSHSAVLQWRPVLSSHSGFYELWYHDKENTQTEARRFLSGESSQVELTDLQPETTYSAFLRPESNRRLFSTLTVIFTTLPDVLSPAVVSVSDSGPHQTRVSWGPLQPARVQRYTVEYGAIPSGAVQRVTLRSHQNSTVLTGLEPGTQYLVTVSALYEDGKERAMSVKACTQEAAAAPPALADLQLTSLEHQEVQVEWKAPQQGVRGYWLNWESGDGVSSTYLPPSSRSTRLAHLAPSSRVCVSPVYGWGRGEGVCCTTDNQRG, via the exons atgcttcCCCGCGGGAGGATGAAGAGGATTTTTTTACAcggttgtgttgtttttctgtgGGCGATGTTTCTGCAGCGGGGCGGCTTGCAGGTTGTTGTGTTACCTGACACAG TGCTACACTGCTGTGAGGGGGACATTCTCCTGCTGCTGGACTCTTCGGGCAGCGTGGCCAACTACGAGTTCTCACGTCTCCTGCGCTTCACCGCCAAGCTCCTCCGCCCCTTCTCGCTGGGTCGTGACCATGTGAGAGTGGGGCTTCTGCAGGTGGGAACCCACCCAAACCTGGAGTTTGGCCTGGATGTGCACAGCAAACAGGAAAGTCTGCAGAAAGCTCTGCTGGGGGTCAAACAGCTGCAGGGGGACACCAACACCGAGGCGGCACTGCGGGTGGCTCAGCGTGTCCTGACAGACACACGTTTGCCCAAGGTTCTCCTCTGGCTGACTGATGGCGTGGAGCTGGGCGAGGTGGACGAGCCCATCGCCCAGCTGAAGGAGCGGGGGGTTTTTGTGTTGATTGTGTCGACGGTGCACGGCAACTTCCATGTGTTGCAGCGTGCGGTTTCCCCTCCTGTGGAGTCCCACCTGTACTCGGTGGACATAGACAACATGGACATCATCACAGAAGACCTGCGGGAGGCCATCATCA AAATCATTCGAGCAGAGCGACTGCGTGCGGTTCGTGTCACATCCCACAGCGCCGTGCTGCAGTGGCGCCCTGTTTTGAGCAGTCACAGCGGTTTCTATGAGCTGTGGTATCACGACAAAGAGAATACGCAAACAGAGGCAAGACGCTTCCTTTCGGGCGAATCAAGCCAGGTGGAGCTCACCGACCTGCAGCCTGAGACCACCTACTCCGCCTTCCTGCGGCCTGAGTCCAACCGGAGGCTTTTCAGCACCCTCACTGTGATCTTCACCACGCTTCCTG atgttcTAAGCCCTGCTGTGGTCTCAGTGTCAGACTCCGGCCCCCATCAGACCCGAGTGAGCTGGGGTCCCCTGCAGCCAGCTCGGGTCCAGAGGTACACAGTGGAATACGGAGCCATTCCTAGTGGAGCGGTGCAAAGAGTGACGCTACGGAGCCATCAGAACTCGACTGTGCTTACCGGCCTGGAGCCAGGGACTCAGTACCTGGTCACAGTCAGTGCTTTGTACGAGGACGGGAAAGAAAGAGCCATGTCCGTGAAAGCGTGCACTCAAGAAG cagcagcagctcctcctGCCCTCGCCGACCTTCAGCTGACGTCATTGGAGCACCAGGAGGTGCAGGTAGAGTGGAAGGCCCCCCAGCAGGGCGTGAGAGGCTACTGGCTTAACTGGGAGAGCGGGGACGGCGTCTCTTCCACGTACCTGCCGCCGTCCTCTCGTTCCACGCGACTGGCACACCTCGCGCCGAGCAGccgagtgtgtgtgtctccagtgTACGGGTGGGGTCGAGGAGAGGGCGTATGCTGCACGACAGACAACCAAAGAGGTTAG
- the LOC129186697 gene encoding von Willebrand factor A domain-containing protein 1-like isoform X2, whose product MLPRGRMKRIFLHGCVVFLWAMFLQRGGLQVVVLPDTVLHCCEGDILLLLDSSGSVANYEFSRLLRFTAKLLRPFSLGRDHVRVGLLQVGTHPNLEFGLDVHSKQESLQKALLGVKQLQGDTNTEAALRVAQRVLTDTRLPKVLLWLTDGVELGEVDEPIAQLKERGVFVLIVSTVHGNFHVLQRAVSPPVESHLYSVDIDNMDIITEDLREAIIKIIRAERLRAVRVTSHSAVLQWRPVLSSHSGFYELWYHDKENTQTEARRFLSGESSQVELTDLQPETTYSAFLRPESNRRLFSTLTVIFTTLPDVLSPAVVSVSDSGPHQTRVSWGPLQPARVQRYTVEYGAIPSGAVQRVTLRSHQNSTVLTGLEPGTQYLVTVSALYEDGKERAMSVKACTQEAAAPPALADLQLTSLEHQEVQVEWKAPQQGVRGYWLNWESGDGVSSTYLPPSSRSTRLAHLAPSSRVCVSPVYGWGRGEGVCCTTDNQRG is encoded by the exons atgcttcCCCGCGGGAGGATGAAGAGGATTTTTTTACAcggttgtgttgtttttctgtgGGCGATGTTTCTGCAGCGGGGCGGCTTGCAGGTTGTTGTGTTACCTGACACAG TGCTACACTGCTGTGAGGGGGACATTCTCCTGCTGCTGGACTCTTCGGGCAGCGTGGCCAACTACGAGTTCTCACGTCTCCTGCGCTTCACCGCCAAGCTCCTCCGCCCCTTCTCGCTGGGTCGTGACCATGTGAGAGTGGGGCTTCTGCAGGTGGGAACCCACCCAAACCTGGAGTTTGGCCTGGATGTGCACAGCAAACAGGAAAGTCTGCAGAAAGCTCTGCTGGGGGTCAAACAGCTGCAGGGGGACACCAACACCGAGGCGGCACTGCGGGTGGCTCAGCGTGTCCTGACAGACACACGTTTGCCCAAGGTTCTCCTCTGGCTGACTGATGGCGTGGAGCTGGGCGAGGTGGACGAGCCCATCGCCCAGCTGAAGGAGCGGGGGGTTTTTGTGTTGATTGTGTCGACGGTGCACGGCAACTTCCATGTGTTGCAGCGTGCGGTTTCCCCTCCTGTGGAGTCCCACCTGTACTCGGTGGACATAGACAACATGGACATCATCACAGAAGACCTGCGGGAGGCCATCATCA AAATCATTCGAGCAGAGCGACTGCGTGCGGTTCGTGTCACATCCCACAGCGCCGTGCTGCAGTGGCGCCCTGTTTTGAGCAGTCACAGCGGTTTCTATGAGCTGTGGTATCACGACAAAGAGAATACGCAAACAGAGGCAAGACGCTTCCTTTCGGGCGAATCAAGCCAGGTGGAGCTCACCGACCTGCAGCCTGAGACCACCTACTCCGCCTTCCTGCGGCCTGAGTCCAACCGGAGGCTTTTCAGCACCCTCACTGTGATCTTCACCACGCTTCCTG atgttcTAAGCCCTGCTGTGGTCTCAGTGTCAGACTCCGGCCCCCATCAGACCCGAGTGAGCTGGGGTCCCCTGCAGCCAGCTCGGGTCCAGAGGTACACAGTGGAATACGGAGCCATTCCTAGTGGAGCGGTGCAAAGAGTGACGCTACGGAGCCATCAGAACTCGACTGTGCTTACCGGCCTGGAGCCAGGGACTCAGTACCTGGTCACAGTCAGTGCTTTGTACGAGGACGGGAAAGAAAGAGCCATGTCCGTGAAAGCGTGCACTCAAGAAG cagcagctcctcctGCCCTCGCCGACCTTCAGCTGACGTCATTGGAGCACCAGGAGGTGCAGGTAGAGTGGAAGGCCCCCCAGCAGGGCGTGAGAGGCTACTGGCTTAACTGGGAGAGCGGGGACGGCGTCTCTTCCACGTACCTGCCGCCGTCCTCTCGTTCCACGCGACTGGCACACCTCGCGCCGAGCAGccgagtgtgtgtgtctccagtgTACGGGTGGGGTCGAGGAGAGGGCGTATGCTGCACGACAGACAACCAAAGAGGTTAG